One Pyrenophora tritici-repentis strain M4 chromosome 5, whole genome shotgun sequence DNA window includes the following coding sequences:
- a CDS encoding Transcription factor involved in chromatin remodeling, contains bromodomain protein, with protein sequence MAVANNTSLATPQNTALPKSAARKPPVFFHGPMAVMTSPAVDKSSLDLKASAFAPADAMAVDTEANGVHDVLFDDPEANTNFDDALAQPKPTTNGNHSDMDMSAPAAEPAIEPTTNVSAGIDGVAQFLPENNQDSNSLFGDSDLGTTVANAVEAPTSDVRDEPPTAEELSAVIQATSASTQEVPETQIVSKEENAPADSMDTTADASEAAKPTESSGAPTKPMNDLSIQTNVDTAAAPSASTTQSPAIVDREMEDAPSSGKVRPREDDDEDMDGPEAKRTKTEEEAGAQTNFKLPELPPAHGEPNGNGGTPGPASDSAHEASGVHRAVDWEAWPTTPMTEAQNKFLLERIRNTKKIKVSLAFKDPVDPVALGIPQYPEIVKHPMDLSTMESKLKEKKYTYVRDFMADLDQMITNSELFNNKQHPVTQAGYNLRAYFLKGMGKMPRGAAAEEPVKPAKAKKPTVNTAQKARRESRVAPPPTVKSPAVATPAATSPQAAWPLQQDGTPLIRRDSSTTDGRPKREIHRPSKDLPYTNAKPRRKKFQQELKFCESVLTELMKPKYSAVTYPFITPVDPVALNIPSYLKIIKKPMDFGTIEKNLKNGVYQSAKDFYADAQLVFQNCYKFNPEGDAAQFLAIQQQIAQLNATAQQLLQQQTGSKRASPKLPGKKKKGAAPPAKRKSLPLAVPPPAKPMKSSAVKKAKAPAPLSFAQKQEISEGISTLGDLDMRRAVQIIRNGCPHLANVNDDEMELDMEDINDDTLRELLRFIKSLRGPKGAAVADEDFEPPRQVSKQTASRPKKNKPMGKSEQEDNMRKIQEKLQSFQGGASGSSQSPPVHDASSDDDESSGSESEEE encoded by the exons ATGGCAGTCGCTAACAACACTAGCTTGGCAACTCCCCAAAACACTGCACTTCCAAAGTCAGCCGCGCGCAAACCACCCGTCTTCTTTCATGGCCCTATGGCAGTAATGACATCACCTGCTGTCGATAAATCCTCCCTGGACCTCAAGGCGAGCGCTTTTGCGCCGGCAGACGCAATGGCAGTGGACACCGAAGCAAACGG CGTTCACGATGTTCTCTTTGACGACCCAGAAGCAAACACCAACTTTGACGACGCCCTTGCGCAACCGAAACCAACGACAAACGGAAATCACTCAGATATGGACATGTCGGCGCCTGCAGCAGAGCCTGCCATCGAACCCACGACCAACGTTTCTGCCGGTATCGACGGAGTCGCACAGTTTCTGCCTGAAAACAATCAGGATAGCAACTCTCTGTTTGGCGACTCGGACCTCGGTACAACCGTGGCAAATGCTGTGGAGGCGCCTACCTCAGATGTACGTGATGAGCCACCGACTGCTGAAGAGCTGTCTGCGGTGATCCAGGCAACAAGTGCTAGTACGCAGGAGGTGCCCGAGACACAAATTGTGTCAAAAGAGGAGAATGCGCCCGCAGACTCCATGGACACAACAGCCGATGCATCCGAGGCAGCCAAGCCGACAGAGTCATCTGGAGCACCAACGAAGCCGATGAACGATCTGTCCATACAGACCAATGTCGACACCGCTGCTGCACCCTCCGCTTCTACCACGCAGTCACCGGCGATTGTAGATCGTGAGATGGAAGATGCTCCTTCTTCTGGCAAGGTTCGACCGCGCGAGGATGACGATGAGGACATGGACGGCCCGGAAGCGAAGCGCACAAAGACAGAAGAAGAGGCCGGTGCTCAAACAAACTTCAAGCTTCCAGAACTGCCGCCTGCTCATGGCGAGCCGAATGGAAACGGCGGTACGCCGGGCCCAGCCTCAGATTCAGCGCACGAAGCATCAGGCGTTCATAGGGCCGTCGATTGGGAGGCCTGGCCTACGACGCCGATGACTGAAGCGCAGAACAAGTTTTTGTTGGAACGCATACGCAACACGAAGAAGATCAAGGTTTCCTTGGCTTTCAAGGATCCTGTTGACCCTGTAGCACTCGGCATTCCGCAGTACCCGGAGATTGTGAAGCATCCAATGGACTTGTCAACTATGGAGAGCAAGTTGAAGGAAAAAAAGTACACATACGTAAGGGACTTTATGGCAGATCTTGATCAGATGATTACAAACAGCGAGCTATTCAACAACAAGCAGCATCCCGTCACGCAAGCTGGGTACAACCTGCGAGCGTATTTCCTAAAGGGAATGGGCAAGATGCCTCGCGGCGCCGCAGCTGAAGAGCCGGTAAAGCCAGCGAAGGCTAAGAAGCCGACAGTAAACACTGCACAAAAGGCTCGACGCGAATCACGCGTAGCTCCTCCACCTACCGTCAAGTCTCCGGCTGTTGCTACTCCTGCAGCGACGTCACCCCAGGCTGCGTGGCCTCTGCAACAAGATGGTACACCATTGATTCGCCGTGACTCTTCTACTACCGATGGTCGGCCCAAGCGGGAGATTCATAGGCCGTCAAAGGACTTGCCATATACAAACGCTAAGCCGAGGAGGAAGAAGTTCCAGCAAGAGCTCAAGTTCTGTGAGTCTGTGCTTACGGAGCTCATGAAGCCCAAGTACAGTGCTGTCACGTATCCCTTCATTACTCCCGTAGATCCCGTGGCACTCAACATTCCGTCGTATCTCAAGATCATCAAGAAGCCCATGGACTTTGGCACGATTGAGAAGAATCTCAAGAACGGTGTGTACCAGAGTGCCAAGGACTTCTACGCCGATGCCCAGCTTGTGTTCCAGAATTGCTACAAGTTCAACCCTGAGGGCGATGCC GCGCAGTTCCTTGCCATCCAGCAGCAGATTGCTCAACTGAATGCCACGGCTCAGCAGCTCTTGCAACAGCAGACAGGCAGCAAGCGTGCCTCGCCCAAGTTGCCTGGCAAAAAGAAGAAGGGAGCTGCGCCACCCGCGAAGAGGAAGAGCCTTCCTCTAGCGGTACCTCCTCCGGCCAAGCCGATGAAGAGTTCTGCAGTCAAGAAGGCCAAGGCTCCAGCTCCTTTGAGCTTCGCGCAGAAGCAAGAGATCTCAGAGGGCATAAGCACGCTGGGTGATCTTGATATGCGACGGGCCGTCCAGATTATCCGAAACGGATGTCCGCATCTCGCTAACGTGAACGATGACGAGATGGAGCTCGACATGGAAGACATCAATGATGATACGCTCCGCGAGTTGTTGAGGTTCATCAAGTCTCTACGTGGTCCTAAGGGTGCCGCTGTAGCCGACGAGGACTTTGAGCCACCGCGACAAGTGTCGAAGCAGACAGCTAGTCGGCCCAAGAAGAACAAGCCCATGGGCAAGAGCGAGCAAGAAGACAACATGCGCAAGATCCAGGAGAAGTTGCAGTCGTTCCAGGGCGGTGCATCGGGTTCAAGCCAATCTCCACCTG TGCATGATGCATCCAGCGACGATGATGAGTCCAGTGGCTCGGAGAGCGAGGAAGAGTGA
- a CDS encoding ArgD, Ornithine-acetylornithine aminotransferase — translation MASRIASKRVCLALRAPRVNYISARYASAASAVKGSSLPQDMLDSIARDASLPTPDPPATSKTAGLINQQLPYMVPTYVRPPPMFEKGEGCWMWDIENRKYLDFTAGIAVNALGHCDAGVAQVIGEQAKQLMHTSNLYHNPHTGLLSKQLIQLTHATGGFASASRTFICNSGSEANEAAIKFARKVGKSISPDKDKHEFVSFHNSFHGRTMGSLSATPNPKYQTPFSPMVPGFKYGTFNDVNVINDLVTDATCGVIIEPIQGEGGVNVSTPEFLLALRKRCTEVGAVLIFDEIQCGLGRTGTFWAHAGYPKECHPDIVTTAKALGNGFPIGATIVNDFVCDHIKTGDHGTTFGGNPLGSRVASYILSRLSSPEILDSIPAKEQAFRKHFDALRARFSTQIKEVRGKGLILGLQLDVDPTPIVTAARERGLLIITCGTNTLRFVPPLVITEAEIEEGMRILGQAMESVWVEGEKVKGTKGQQEMR, via the exons ATGGCTTCGCGAATTGCTTCCAAGCGCGTGTGCCTCGCATTGCGAGCACCGCGCGTCAACTACATCTCTGCGCGGTATGCGTCAGCAGCGTCAGCAGTCAAAGGCTCAAGCCTGCCTCAGGACATGCTGGACTCGATAGCT CGCGATGCGTCATTACCAACACCCGACCCACCCGCAACCTCAAAGACCGCAGGCCTCATCAACCAGCAACTGCCCTACATGGTCCCGACCTATGTGCGCCCACCACCAATGTTCGAGAAGGGAGAGGGCTGTTGGATGTGGGATATCGAGAACAGGAAGTACCTAGACTTCACAGCTGGTATTGCTGTCAATGCGCTTGGGCACTGCGATGCTGGTGTAGCTCAGGTCATTGGAGAGCAG GCTAAGCAACTGATGCACACGTCTAACCTCTACCACAACCCCCACACTGGCCTCTTATCCAAGCAGCTCATCCAGCTCACGCATGCGACCGGAGGATTTGCCAGCGCATCCCGCACTTTTATATGCAACAGTGGCTCTGAGGCCAATGAGGCCGCTATCAAGTTCGCGCGCAAAGTGGGCAAGTCAATTTCACCAGACAAAGACAAGCACGAGTTTGTCTCGTTCCACAACTCATTCCACGGCCGGACCATGGGAAGTTTGAGCGCAACACCAAACCCAAAATACCAGACACCATTCTCGCCAATGGTCCCTGGATTCAAGTACGGAACATTCAACGATGTAAACGTGATCAACGACTTGGTTACCGATGCGACGTGCGGTGTCATTATCGAGCCTATCCAAGGAGAGGGAGGAGTCAACGTCTCGACACCTGAATTTCTCCTTGCACTGCGAAAGCGCTGCACAGAAGTTGGTGCAGTTCTGATCTTCGATGAGATTCAGTGTGGTCTTGGCCGAACTGGCACTTTCTGGGCACACGCAGGATACCCCAAGGAGTGCCACCCTGATATCGTGACCACGGCAAAGGCTCTCGGCAACGGCTTCCCCATTGGAGCTACTATTGTTAACGACTTTGTATGTGACCATATCAAAACCGGTGACCATGGCACCACATTCGGCGGCAACCCACTCGGATCCCGTGTTGCTTCATACATCCTGTCCCGTCTGTCCTCTCCAGAGATCCTAGATTCGATACCTGCTAAAGAACAAGCTTTCCGCAAGCATTTTGACGCTCTGAGGGCACGCTTCTCAACTCAAATCAAGGAGGTTCGAGGCAAGGGCTTGATCCTAGGCCTTCAGCTTGACGTAGACCCTACGCCCATTGTCACAGCTGCCCGCGAGAGAGGTCTCTTGATCATCACTTGTGGTACAAACACTTTGAGGTTTGTTCCGCCGCTTGTCATCACCGAAGCTGAGATTGAGGAGGGTATGCGAATCCTGGGACAGGCGATGGAGAGCGTGTGGGTAGAAGGTGAGAAGGTGAAGGGCACCAAGGGTCAGCAAGAGATGAGATGA
- a CDS encoding PnbA, Carboxylesterase type B, whose protein sequence is MLHLLLCAVVFCQSALALSDTVDLGYARYRGLDIGNGVIRWAGMRYARNVARDKGLRFTAPQDPLDQPGVSDATKFGPVCIGTGTELKAEFGGEHSEDCLFINVFAPSKATNETKLPVYVFIQGGGFSVNGNANYNGADLIDAGDEDMVVVNFNYRVGPYGFLAGREIVENSTLSLNNGLKDQRQALKWVQKHIQQFGGDPGHVTIGGASAGGGSVVLQLTAFGGRNDGLFHAAAAESPAFPPIRDVENSQWQFDALLKQTGCADMHCMASMDAVKFQKAVRNMKEPFPGAKNPPLYAWNPTLDKDFIQDFTFNELKNGRYVNVPCIFGVATNDGINFTPKTIMSQSMSQEFLTDQFPSINFNQVRQAWDANMASTADARWRTVTANIYGHIRYTCPTLNITDTYAKNDTNPTWQYRWNVGTASHVGELLPIWNNATSASGVFVQAYWASFIRSYDPNKHAAAFLLAKGSTLNSPMWQDSNLTQEKRLVFNDNDDVGMETISKEEWQRCEVINDMGLHMKQ, encoded by the exons ATGTTGCACCTACTGCTTTGCGCAGTGGTCTTCTGCCAGTCTGCCCTCGCCCTTAGCGACACCGTCGATTTAGGGTATGCACGCTACCGCGGACTCGACATTGGCAATGGCGTTATACGCTGGGCTGGCATGCGGTACGCACGCAATGTCGCTCGCGACAAAGGTCTACGCTTCACCGCACCCCAGGACCCTCTCGACCAACCCGGTGTATCTGACGCGACCAAG TTTGGACCTGTTTGCATCGGCACAGGCACTGAACTGAAGGCTGAGTTTGGGGGAGAGCATTCGGAAGATTGTCTGTTCATCAACGTCTTTGCCCCTTCAAAAGCTACAAACGAGACTAAGCTGCCTGTTTACGTCTTCATTCAAGGTGGTGGATTCAGCGTCAACGGTAATGCAAACTACAACGGCGCAGACTTGATCGATGCAGGTGACGAAGATATGGTCGTCGTCAACTTCAACTACAGAGTGGGACCCTATGGTTTCTTGGCCGGACGTGAGATTGTTGAAAACTCAACCCTGAGCTTGAACAACGGTTTGAAGGATCAAAGACAGGCGCTCAAGTGGGTCCAAAAGCACATTCAACAATTTGGTGGAGACCCAGGTCACGTAACGATTGGAGGTGCGAGTGCGGGTGGAGGCTCCGTTGTTCTCCAGCTGACGGCCTTTGGTGGCCGAAACGATGGTCTCTTCCATGCTGCGGCCGCCGAATCACCTGCCTTTCCACCTATCCGCGACGTCGAGAACAGTCAGTGGCAATTCGACGCGCTGCTGAAGCAAACGGGCTGCGCGGACATGCACTGCATGGCTTCTATGGATGCTGTTAAGTTCCAAAAAGCGGTCAGGAATATGAAGGAACCGTTTCCAGGCGCTAAGAACCCACCCCTTTACGCCTGGAACCCTACCCTCGACAAAGACTTTATCCAGGACTTCACATTTAACGAATTGAAGAACGGGCGATATGTCAACGTACCATGCATCTTCGGCGTCGCCACGAATGACGGTATCAACTTCACCCCGAAAACCATCATGTCTCAGTCAATGTCTCAAGAGTTCCTCACCGACCAGTTTCCCAGCATCAACTTCAACCAGGTCCGCCAAGCTTGGGATGCCAACATGGCATCGACTGCCGATGCTCGGTGGAGAACGGTGACGGCCAATATTTACGGCCACATCCGATACACGTGCCCGACGCTCAACATCACGGATACATACGCCAAGAACGACACCAACCCGACATGGCAATATCGATGGAACGTCGGAACCGCCTCGCACGTTGGGGAGCTACTGCCGATCTGGAACAATGCCACCTCCGCTTCTGGTGTCTTTGTTCAGGCTTACTGGGCATCCTTTATTCGAAGTTATGACCCCAACAAGCACGCAGCTGCATTTCTCCTTGCCAAGGGCTCCACACTGAACAGTCCGATGTGGCAAGACTCCAATCTCACTCAGGAGAAGAGGTTGGTTTTCAACGACAACGACGATGTTGGCATGGAAACCATTTCGAAGGAGGAGTGGCAGCGGTGCGAAGTCATCAACGACATGGGATTGCACATGAAGCAGTAA
- a CDS encoding HepA, Superfamily II DNA-RNA helicase, SNF2 family yields MAPKPVNSVSSPTNATPGGDLDRYIALGCLHIKQPANISQESPSRTEWIEIVPHELPDELKISIGEEAARLLEARWIRLFLHRPPYTSTNLHKLVRVYVLPEDWGRRSIDRNSKSLKGSLRQLLQSIDISPKAWHGDYRAGDVCCFDPWAEPELSSLYYLFNTLPSPAPDPGSIKNRYTRAAVHDLLKSATASEWEEHGEQALAGLKTRLYAYQARSASLMLQREAAPQLQLDPRLETRTSPTGQRFYFGARDGSFLQEPRYYETNRGGILAETMGLGKTIICLAVILASKHHLPKIPAAYQPPSPIRDRVGSLADMAASIMGRYSIPAKAFLEESEENGVGDLTNLKDTLERNMPFYEIPLDLPRINRNTRIPPPRQLVLSSATIIVVPRNLLHQWQSEIHKHVLQGGLKVLVVDSIPKRGNKAKNTQELGDNMEFQSELPAPTKLMKYDVVLFTRNRFEQEIQDGKDDLGRRVVSGVGRNCECPYIGSTRIPDCNCINADSVYESPLKRVHWLRIIIDEGHSFSSSLSNAVLLAKQIQAERRWVVSGTPAKNLVGVEVDMSTMDLDGCDPALQRELAIEKRKTFGLDPDNIKAAKALGQLASNFLMVRPWCDSSEGKLEWDDYIYRHEHHYRKTYSGFSSCFLRTLQGLVVKTRAEDVEKDIVLPPMHHRVVFLQPCWFDKMTANLFIQVLRANAITSERTDVDYLFHKNSVKDRHRLIMNLRQSNFTWTGFSLSDVVSTLEASSKYLAKKDKTCSHEDAQSLLESSQAVSKLATSKSWTALSKAHEVGMAVENWPEDSKEAFALIHPADPTMIGVTQMIEGQLHVDSNLLSQDPTNGLELVGQTVKARDMGEKAVASSPLQKTGVPSSLVGDQQPLAGRRAPAIASKSSPKNPSADKLSKNTEDTIMLESPVRPKKRKLTLAEEIANLPVDSSLCNTRLVGTTSAKLTYLLDKVMQHQATDKIIIFYDGDNAAFYIAQCLELMYVNHRIYARTLENTLRSEYVRLFNEHPDVRVLLIDVACGALGLNLNAASVVLIVNPINRPGLEAQAIKRSHRIGQTKEVIVETLVLENTIEHAIFNRAKKMSRADHQEAKELEDDAGIIEIIQNAQILPVDDEEAEGQASFALLKTPQQVFGRPNRHKYHRYGVADVKATNKPQKKAKTSKGAKEARKEGGNNSGNADSLPTLPMRGLVYGDTESGAREPLADPVSSIFGGG; encoded by the exons ATGGCGCCTAAGCCGGTGAATTCCGTATCGTCGCCAACTAATGCGACTCCTGGGGGTGATCTCGATAGGTACATAGCGCTTGGCTGTCTTCACATCAAACAGCCAGCCAATATCAGTCAGGAATCGCCGTCGCGTACGGAATGGATAGAAATTGTCCCTCATGAGCTACCAGATGAACTTAAAATCAGTATTGGCGAAGAAGCTGCACGGCTACTCGAGGCACGCTGGATACGGCTCTTCTTGCACCGACCACCATATACAAGCACGAATCTCCATAAGCTTGTTCGCGTATATGTACTTCCAGAAGACTGGGGCCGCCGCTCAATCGATCGTAATAGCAAGAGTTTGAAGGGATCCCTGCGACAGCTGCTCCAGAGCATTGATATCTCACCAAAGGCTTGGCATGGGGATTACAGAGCGGGTGACGTGTGTTGCTTCGACCCATGGGCAGAACCGGAGCTATCCTCGTTATATTACCTTTTTAATACTTTGCCATCGCCTGCGCCAGATCCGGGTTCGATCAAGAACCGTTATACCCGAGCCGCAGTACATGATCTACTCAAGTCTGCAACCGCCTCCGAATGGGAAGAGCATGGCGAACAAGCACTTGCAGGACTGAAGACGAGGCTATACGCTTATCAGGCACGTTCTGCGAGCCTCATGTTGCAGCGAGAGGCTGCGCCACAGCTGCAACTTGATCCGCGACTGGAGACCCGTACATCACCTACTGGACAGAGGTTTTATTTTGGTGCTCGAGATGGATCTTTTCTGCAGGAGCCTCGGTACTATGAGACAAATCGAGGTGGCATTTTAGCAGAGACCATGGGCCTGGGGAAGACAATCATTTGCCTGGCAGTCATACTAGCAAGTAAACACCATCTGCCAAAGATTCCGGCCGCATACCAgcctccatctcctatccgCGATAGGGTCGGGTCGCTGGCAGATATGGCAGCCTCAATCATGGGGAGGTACTCTATACCAGCAAAGGCCTTTCTAGAAGAGTCTGAAGAAAATGGTGTTGGAGATCTAACAAACTTAAAAGACACTCTCGAGCGGAATATGCCATTCTACGAGATACCGCTTGATCTTCCCCGGATAAATAGAAATACCAGGATCCCACCACCACGTCAGCTGGTATTATCTTCTGCTACAATTATTGTGGTGCCACGGAACTTGTTGCATCAATGGCAGTCGGAGATACACAAGCACGTCCTTCAGGGTGGCCTCAAAGTTCTTGTGGTAGATTCCATACCTAAGCGTGGTAACAAAGCCAAGAATACCCAGGAGCTCGGCGACAACATGGAGTTCCAAAGTGAATTGCCAGCGCCCACCAAGCTTATGAAGTATGATGTAGTTCTATTCACTCGCAATCGTTTCGAGCAAGAAATCCAAGACGGAAAAGATGACCTTGGGCGACGAGTTGTTTCTGGGGTCGGTCGTAATTGTGAATGTCCTTATATTGGCTCTACCAGAATCCCTGACTGTAATTGCATCAACGCCGACTCAGTCTATGAGTCGCCATTGAAGAGGGTACACTGGCTACGGATCATCATCGATGAAGGCCATTCTTTCTCAAGCTCACTCTCCAATGCAGTACTATTGGCAAAGCAGATCCAAGCAGAGAGGCGATGGGTCGTATCAGGAA CGCCTGCGAAGAACTTGGTTGGTGTCGAAGTCGACATGTCTACAATGGATCTAGACGGCTGTGACCCCGCGTTACAACGCGAGCTGGCCATCGAGAAGAGGAAAACGTTTGGGTTGGATCCAGACAACATCAAGGCAGCCAAAGCATTGGGACAGTTGGCCTCAAATTTCCTGATGGTTCGACCTTGGTGTGATAGTTCCGAGGGAAAACTTGAATGGGACGACTACATCTACCGTCATGAGCACCATTATCGAAAGACCTACTCGGGTTTCTCGTCATGCTTTCTTCGGACACTACAGGGTTTAGTGGTCAAAACACGCGCGGAAGACGTTGAGAAGGACATCGTTCTACCTCCGATGCATCACCGCGTCGTATTCCTTCAGCCATGTTGGTTTGACAAAATGACAGCCAACCTCTTCATTCAGGTTCTGCGAGCGAATGCAATTACCAGCGAGCGAACAGACGTCGACTATCTATTTCATAAGAACAGTGTGAAGGATCGCCATCGTCTTATCATGAATTTACGGCAGTCGAACTTCACCTGGACGGGTTTTAGTCTTTCCGATGTGGTCTCGACGCTTGAAGCCAGTAGCaagtatcttgcgaaaaAAGACAAGACCTGCTCACACGAAGATGCCCAATCTCTCCTTGAAAGCAGTCAAGCCGTTTCCAAACTGGCGACTTCTAAATCGTGGACCGCGCTCAGCAAAGCACACGAAGTGGGTATGGCTGTCGAGAACTGGCCAGAAGATTCAAAAGAGGCTTTCGCACTTATACATCCAGCAGATCCAACGATGATTGGAGTTACACAAATGATTGAAGGGCAGCTGCATGTCGACAGCAACCTGCTCTCACAAGATCCTACCAATGGGCTTGAGCTTGTAGGACAGACTGTGAAAGCGAGAGATATGGGTGAGAAGGCAGTCGCTAGCTCGCCATTGCAGAAGACTGGAGTGCCATCGTCGTTAGTCGGAGATCAACAGCCATTGGCAGGTCGCCGAGCGCCAGCAATAGCAAGCAAAAGTTCTCCTAAAAACCCGTCAGCGGACAAGCTTTCAAAGAATACCGAGGATACCATAATGCTAGAGTCTCCAGTTCGTCCAAAGAAGCGCAAGCTCACTCTTGCAGAAGAGATTGCGAACTTGCCTGTGGATTCTAGCCTCTGCAACACACGGTTGGTGGGTACAACATCAGCCAAGCTCACATATCTCCTGGATAAGGTAATGCAACATCAAGCGACCGATAAGATCATCATCTTCTACGATGGCGACAATGCGGCTTTCTACATTGCTCAATGCCTCGAGCTAATGTACGTCAACCACCGCATCTACGCCAGAACATTGGAAAACACATTACGTTCCGAGTATGTGCGCTTGTTCAACGAACATCCGGACGTGCGGGTCCTGTTGATCGATGTCGCATGTGGTGCTCTAGGACTAAATCTAAACGCCGCAAGCGTTGTGCTCATCGTCAATCCAATCAACAGGCCGGGCCTAGAGGCTCAGGCTATCAAGCGTTCGCACAGGATCGGCCAGACCAAGGAGGTAATTGTTGAGACTTTGGTGCTCGAGAATACAATTGAGCATGCAATCTTCAACCGCGCAAAGAAGATGTCGCGTGCCGATCATCAGGAAGCGAAGGAGTTGGAGGATGACGCAGGTATCATTGAGATCATCCAGAATGCACAGATTCTGCCTGTGGATGACGAGGAAGCTGAGGGACAGGCTAGTTTCGCGCTGCTGAAAACGCCTCAGCAGGTTTTTGGTCGTCCAAATCGACACAAGTACCATCGCTATGGTGTTGCTGACGTAAAAGCAACGAACAAGCCACAGAAGAAAGCAAAGACTTCGAAAGGTGCGAAGGAAGCCAGGAAAGAAGGTGGAAATAATTCTGGCAACGCCGACTCTCTTCCAACTCTTCCTATGCGAGGGCTAGTCTATGGCGATACTGAGTCCGGAGCGAGGGAGCCCTTAGCCGACCCAGTCTCTAGTATCTTTGGAGGTGGCTGA
- a CDS encoding TIP49, DNA helicase TIP49, TBP-interacting protein, whose translation MTTVPVSDVKSSQDRSSRTAAHSHIKGLGLSSDGRATPSAGGFVGQAAAREACGLVVDLVKAKKMSGRAVLLAGGPGTGKTALALAVSQELGTKVPFCPIVGSEIYSAEVKKTEALMENFRRAIGLRVKETKEVYEGEVTELTPEEAENPLGGYGRTISHLLITLKSAKGTKKLRLDPSIYEAIQKERVRLGDVIYIEANTGAVKRVGRSDAYATEFDLEAEEYVPIPKGDVHKKKEIVQDVTLHDLDVANARPQGGQDIMSMMGQLMKPKKTEITEKLRLEINKVVNRYIDQGIADLVPGVLFIDEVHMLDLEAFTFLNRALESPLSPLVILASNRGNTHIRGGTNLPPSAHGIPTDLLARLLIIPTHPYGPAEIKSIITTRVTTEKLHISPAAKDKVSALGEKISLRYALQLLAPASVLAEVNGRENKQIEVDDVEECQNLFLDARRSAQALGETDGYIS comes from the exons ATGACTACGGTGCCGGTCAGCGACGTAAAGAGCTCGCAAGACCGCTCGTCCCGAACCGCGGCGCATTCCCACATCAAAGGCTTGGGTCTGTCGAGTGATGGACGCGCCACTCCCTCAGCAGGTGGCTTTGTTGGCCAAGCTGCAGCTCGAGAG GCATGCGGTCTAGTCGTCGACCTCGTCAAAGCGAAGAAGATGTCAGGCCGAGCTGTATTGCTCGCAGGAGGACCGGGAACAGGAAAAACCGCATTGGCATTGGCCGTGAGCCAGGAGTTGGGCACAAAGGTGCCGTTTTGCCCGATTGTGGGAAGTGAGATTTACTCTGCAGAGGTCAAGAAGACTGAAGCACTCATGGAGAACTTTCGAAGAGCTATTG GCCTACGCGTCAAGGAAACAAAGGAGGTCTACGAAGGCGAGGTGACAGAGCTCACGCCTGAAGAGGCTGAAAACCCGCTTGGAGGCTATGGCCGCACGATTTCCCACCTCCTCATCACGCTCAAATCTGCAAAGGGCACAAAGAAGCTGCGCCTCGACCCGTCCATATACGAGGCTATCCAAAAGGAACGCGTCCGCCTGGGCGATGTCATCTACATTGAAGCCAACACGGGCGCCGTCAAGCGCGTCGGCCGATCAGACGCATACGCAACCGAGTTCGACCTCGAAGCTGAGGAGTATGTGCCCATACCAAAGGGCGACGTGcacaagaagaaggagatTGTCCAAGACGTTACGCTGCACGACTTGGATGTTGCGAATGCGCGACCCCAGGGCGGTCAAGATATCATGAGCATGATGGGCCAGCTGATGAAGCCCAAGAAGACTGAGATCACGGAGAAACTACGGTTGGAAATCAACAAGGTGGTTAATAGGTATATCGACCAAGGAATCGCCGACCTAGTCCCTGGTGTGCTGTTTATTGATGAG GTGCACATGCTCGACCTTGAAGCCTTTACATTCCTgaaccgcgctcttgaatCGCCTCTTTCGCCCCTTGTCATCCTCGCCTCGAATCGCGGCAACACGCACATTCGCGGCGGCACCAACCTTCCTCCCTCTGCACACGGCATCCCGACAGATTTGCTCGCGCGCCTCCTCATCATTCCAACCCACCCATACGGTCCTGCAGAAATCAAATccatcatcaccacgcgCGTCACGACGGAAAAACTCCACATTTCCCCTGCAGCCAAAGACAAGGTTAGCGCGCTGGGAGAGAAGATCAGTCTGCGCTATGCGCTACAGTTGCTAGCACCTGCCAGTGTCTTGGCTGAGGTCAACGGACGCGAGAATAAGCAAATCGAAGTCGATGATGTAGAGGAGTGTCAGAACTTGTTCTTGGATGCGCGGAGGAGTGCACAGGCGCTTGGAGAGACGGACGGTTACATTTCGTAA